GGGAAGTGGCCTTTCAGATTAAGTTAAAGAGTGCCGTTGCCAAAGAAGTGATATCAAGAAAAGTGACGGTGGAGATGGATCTGACTCATGTTATCAGCGGCGAGAACAAGTTTAATTTACATGATCTTTGGTATGGTATTTTCTTCAAGGAAAGAGATTTTACTTTCTTACTTTACAAAACTTCATTGAAAAAGTGTACCGTGAATTGTGTTTTGTAGTTAAATACTGACTTTCTCATATTCAAAATATAATGGGACTTGTGCTCCCTTTGATGACCTAAAAAGACAATTGtctcataaaattttatatatgggGAATTCGAACTCTCGACCGGTGGCACCATTGGACGTCATGCCGAGCACTATTTAGACGTCAATACCTCAAAGGAGGCTAGCCCAAGACCCCAACACCCAACACGGTAAAGAAGAGAACTCATACCAATGCTGCTGCCCAtggttgggtttttttttttttttttttttagctcaaTTGAatgccacaaatttgaaaaattaatcacTTGAGTACAAATTTCAGTTTGTCTCCCTAGAAAATATGACGTGGACGATGTTTGTCAAACATTATTTCGCCGGTGctgatatggacaatttttaattttttaattttttatgttttttttaggGCTGACGAGAGTCACCGATGACCCTCACTGGTCACAAAGCACTTAGGCGAGGCCTTCACAGCCATATGGGTGAGGGTCACCTCGCCCTTGCAGTACTTTGggaacttgcattttgaaatgcaagtcGATTGCTATTCATTTTCTCCAAGACCACCACACGGAAAAGTCGATTGGAGGCCAACAaccgccggccaaggggtcACGTGTGCTGACGATCGCCGCCTGAGGATCGCCCAACCCCCGACTGTCGCCAAACTTCAGTCGACACCCGGGTCGCACTACCCAGGCGACTAATGGCCTAAATCGAGCGACCCAAGTggccgcctgaggtcgcgcgacctcaagcGATGGTCACCGGGGTCGAGCTACCCCAAGCGATGGCCAAACCGCCTGGGTGTCGCTTGCCGGGTTATTTGTCGCACAGGGTCGCCTCACCCAAGCAACGGGTTGCCTGAGGTCCCACAACCACCGCCTAAGGTCACGCGACCCCCCCAGGCGGTTGCGCGAACCAAGCGGCCTCCCCGAGGTGGGCGACCTGAGGCAACAGCATCCGAGGGCCAGATCTAGTTGTCCAGCTGCCAAATCTGACCAATGGGTGGCcagacttcaaaaaaaaaaaatacaaatatttttttgttcttttatttaataaaagtcatttacaaatgcaaattttactaaataatattttggctaaagttgtttctcattatactttaaaattacaattcaccAAACGCTATTTACATTTCGAAAAATTccattcacccaaaggtatttgcatttttgcaaagatattatccaaaagttgaaccaaacggagCCTAAATTGATActcttcaagaaaaatgattcAGTGTggccttttatttttgtatctAAAATTTGAGGTTGCAATAAGGAACATAGAagccaagaaaatgaaaaagaaagaaacataaaaTCAATGATTCAACCGGTTGAGGAAGTCTGCAGGTTTCCTCCAAAAGGATACGTGGCTGGCCTTTGACCGTTCCATTGTCATTCTACAGTGGATGGTCACACAAGCATTTTCCATCATATAAATATCGAATTCTCCAGATACAAAATACGCAATACAAGGCGAAAAGCGAACATGGAAAGCCATAAAAACTCAAGAAAGCTTCGTGTAGTCATGTTCCCATGGTTGGGTATTAGTCACGCCACCCAATTTCTACATCTCTCAAACAAACTAGCCCAAAATGGGCACCAAGTGACCGTCTTATTGCCCCGAAAGGCGCAGCTTAAGTTGGAGTCGCTAAACCAACACCAAAACCTCATTCACTTCTCCTCCATTACCATCCCCCAAGTAGATGGCCTCCCTTCCGGCGCAGAAACCCCCTCCGACGTCCCCGTCCAACTCCACCGCTCGCTGTACACCGCCTTTGACCAGACTCGAGATCAGATCCTGCCCCTTTTGATTGACCTCAAGCCTGACATCGTTTTCTACGACTTTGCCCCTTGGATCCCCGCCATAACCCGGCCAATGAACGTCAAGGCGATTTACTACGTCGCAACTGGTGTGGCGGGCCTTGGACTCAGGCTTACCCCGGCAAGGAAGATCTCAAAGGGAGTCACCGTGGAAGAACTAATGCACCCACCACCGGGCTATCCGTCTTCGTGGGTAGTCCCTGAGGAGGCCTTTCAAGCGTTGTTCCTGGCTGAAGAGCTCGGAAGCAGAATGTCGTTCTACGACCGAATCACTACGAGCCTAAGGGAGTGCGATGCCATTGCCACGAGGACATATCTTGAACTGGAAGGCAAGTATTGTAACTACCTTGGGGAGCAGTACGGGAAAAGAGTGCTCTGCAGTGGACCTGTCATGCCTCAAGCTCACGTGGAACACCTGGAAGAGAGATGGGTTTCCTGGCTGAACATGTTCGGGCCGAGCTCGGTTGTGTTCTGTGCTTTTGGGAGCGAGATCAAGCTGACAAAAGAGAAGTTGCAAGAGATACTTCTAGGGTTTGAGCTAGGCGGGCATCCATTCCTTGTGGCTTTGGCTACCCCACGAGGATGCGATCGAATCGAAGAAGCATTTCCAGATGGGTTTGGGGAGAGGACCCGAGAGAGGGGCTTGGTTAGTGGGGACTGGGTGCCTCAGTCGCTGATACTGAAACACCCATCTGTCGGGTGCTTCGTGACTCACTGTGGGTATGCGTCGATGTGGGAGTCCTTGCTCAGCGACTGCAAGATATTGACGTTCCCGCAGATTGCAGACCAGTTCATGACTTCGAGGTTGCTGGTGGATGAGTTGGGCGTTGCTGTTGAAGTGAAGAAAgaaggggagagggagagtTTCCTGAGCAAGGAGAGCTTGAGTGAGGCCATCAAGTTGGTGATGGACAAAGATGGTGAAGTCGCGTCGAGGCTTAAAACTAACCATGCTAAATTGAAGGATGTTATTGCTGGGGAAGGCTTGCAAGAAAAGTACATGCGTACTTTCCTTCAGAATCTGCAATCCCTTGTGGGGAGTTCAAAATCATCGGACGCTTGACTGCACCGAAAGAGCATCAGATTTACTAGTCTAGATCGATTCGCTTGTCGCTAGTGGTGGTTTTCGTATGGCAATGTAGCCGTATTTTCGTCTTATCGCTTATTTCTATTTGTACGTGCGGTCTTCAAAACCTATCGCAAAGATGGTTTGAAACCGAAGTTTATGAGGATGTGTCTTCACTAAATAGTGAAGTGAAGCAGAAAAATAATGTTCCTGAATTCTGAAAGTGGGTTCCTCATTTTCAGGTCATCAATGGGAATCTTAGTCCGTGAATTATTCAAAATCGATCTTAGGCTCCATTAACTCGAACGACTTTGCCATACGAATACAAGAATTCCCTAAATGATTCGGCTTTGAccaattatcaattttataCTACAATCAACATATTACCGTCTCTCAATCTGACTTTGGAGTGGACCAGCGGTTCTGGACGTGATGAAAAACTGAATATAAAGGATTTTCAAAAATGACTTTGTGCTCAACTGAAGTAGATGAAGAAAAACGTTAAACGGATAAATGTCATAAGCGGCTAAGCTAATTAAGATGAATCTTGCATTTTGATAACATGCTTTAGAGAGACgtaaaaaaaatgccactttTTGTCAACGAACCAATTCCTAATCTGAAATagcaaaaatgagaaagatGGATGACGGTCAACAATAAAGAATCGATTCAATCTCACATAGAGGATCTCCAATTCAataaaccagaaaaaaaaaatggggaagagagagagagatggaagaagGGAAAATCCAAATAGGGGAGAGATATCAACAAGGAATCTTCTCAGTGAACCACCGGAGAATCTTGATGGGAAGCTTGAGAAGGCTCACGGCCAGCTTTGCCACCCCAACACAGCATATGCAGCAAGGGCACAGGCAACTCAGTATAGTCCTGTCATTAGCACATAACCTAGATTAATTTCCATAATTACGAGGAGCAAACGAAAACGTGGATCAAAAAGAGTGGTAGGGAAAAAAGAGGGCCACTATCTTTTTAGTAAATTCCCGGAGAAATTATTTTGCGtgatttcaaaattgttctaCTAATATCATTAACTAGCTAAATAAAgcgaaattaccaaaaaatcgtaaacctattacatttatgccaattcagttctaaatatcttaatttggccaattcaatcataagcttTTTGACAACtcgccaatttaatcctaaggttaataatttttgtagctttttagaatttttttctttttttttctcctttttttttttttgctttctttttctctccctccgcCGGCCACTAGCAAAGGCCTCGACGCCTTTCCAGGTCTGAGGGCCGCCCCCACCAGCCTTGATCTTAAAGTGCCTCAAGTGACCAGTTCATGTATTTTAGCTTTATTCATTATATATGGAGGAGAGTCAGACAAAACAAAAGACTGATTCAACACAccaaaccgagagagagagagagagagagagagagaggaacgcATAAGTAATTAGCAAAAGAAAGCGATTGCCATGATCTCTtaattatcttcaacttgaaatgTCATCTAATAATTATATTCATGAGGTTGGACTGATCAACAGAGAAAAGGATGCATGAACACGAAATATGGGAAGTCGAAACTCACCCGAGGACCCAAACCACTGCACCCAGAAGAGACAGAATCACGGCAACGAAAGCAAAGGGCAAGCCTATCAAGAATCCCAGCGGCCTGCACTCTCCTTCTCCCATTTCTCTCCGATCCTCCAAGACACGAAAATTCACTTCACAGGAAGCCGAAAAACCG
The window above is part of the Eucalyptus grandis isolate ANBG69807.140 chromosome 6, ASM1654582v1, whole genome shotgun sequence genome. Proteins encoded here:
- the LOC104452071 gene encoding UDP-glycosyltransferase 79B9, with translation MESHKNSRKLRVVMFPWLGISHATQFLHLSNKLAQNGHQVTVLLPRKAQLKLESLNQHQNLIHFSSITIPQVDGLPSGAETPSDVPVQLHRSLYTAFDQTRDQILPLLIDLKPDIVFYDFAPWIPAITRPMNVKAIYYVATGVAGLGLRLTPARKISKGVTVEELMHPPPGYPSSWVVPEEAFQALFLAEELGSRMSFYDRITTSLRECDAIATRTYLELEGKYCNYLGEQYGKRVLCSGPVMPQAHVEHLEERWVSWLNMFGPSSVVFCAFGSEIKLTKEKLQEILLGFELGGHPFLVALATPRGCDRIEEAFPDGFGERTRERGLVSGDWVPQSLILKHPSVGCFVTHCGYASMWESLLSDCKILTFPQIADQFMTSRLLVDELGVAVEVKKEGERESFLSKESLSEAIKLVMDKDGEVASRLKTNHAKLKDVIAGEGLQEKYMRTFLQNLQSLVGSSKSSDA
- the LOC120294581 gene encoding signaling peptide TAXIMIN 2-like, whose amino-acid sequence is MGEGECRPLGFLIGLPFAFVAVILSLLGAVVWVLGTILSCLCPCCICCVGVAKLAVSLLKLPIKILRWFTEKIPC